In Megalops cyprinoides isolate fMegCyp1 chromosome 25, fMegCyp1.pri, whole genome shotgun sequence, a single window of DNA contains:
- the LOC118771845 gene encoding 6-phosphofructo-2-kinase/fructose-2,6-bisphosphatase 3-like isoform X1 produces MPRELTQTRIQKIWIPFRDDKPALPRRPGGGPHLANPPTVIVMVGLPARGKTYMSKKLTRYLNWIGLPTKVFNVGEYRREAVKHYSFDFFKPDNQDAVKIRQQCALAALRDVRTYLTEEGGQIAVFDATNTTRERRDMILTFGSENGFKIFFIESVCDDPDVIAANILEVKVSCPDYQDCNKAEAMEDFQKRIECYRVSYQPLDPDQCDRNLSFIKVINVGRRFLVNRIQDHIQSKIVYYLMNIHVQPRTIYLCRHGESEDNLQGRLGGDSGLSVRGRKFAGALSKFVEEQNLKGLRVWTSQLRRSIQTAEALGLPYEQWKALNEIDAGVCEEMTYDEVKEMYPEEFALRDQDKYYYRYPTGESYQDLVQRVEPVIMELERQENVLVVCHQAVMRCLLAYFLDKSADEMPYLKCPLHTVLKLTPVAYGCKVESISLNVEAVNTHRDRPEQVKRAPGVLIRRNSVTPLTSHEPTKKPRLDGLEDHAIPESPSGPLCQCRSAPLPPHLSGQNLRRSPPDLPELLQLCQ; encoded by the exons ATGCCAAGAGAGCTCACGCAGACAAGGATCCAAAAAATCTGGATTCCTTTTAGGGATGACAAACCAGCGCTACCGCGGAGAC caggggGTGGACCCCACCTCGCCAACCCCCCCACTGTCATCGTGATGGTGGGCCTGCCCGCTCGAGGGAAAACCTACATGTCGAAGAAGCTGACCCGCTACCTCAACTGGATCGGACTGCCCACTAAAG ttttcAATGTGGGAGAGTATCGGCGGGAAGCGGTCAAGCACTACAGCTTCGACTTCTTCAAACCTGACAACCAGGACGCGGTGAAAATAAGACA GCAGTGTGCCTTAGCCGCCCTGAGAGACGTCAGGACTTACCTGACGGAGGAGGGAGGCCAGATCGCT GTCTTTGACGCCACCAACACCAcaagggagagaagagacatGATCCTTACCTTTGGCAGTGAGAATGGATTCAAG ATCTTCTTCATCGAGTCAGTGTGTGACGACCCAGACGTCATTGCCGCAAATATACTG gaagtgaaagtgTCCTGTCCAGACTATCAGGACTGCAACAAGGCAGAAGCCATGGAGGACTTTCAGAAGCGAATCGAGTGCTACCGGGTGTCGTACCAGCCTCTGGACCCAGATCAGTGTGACAG GAACCTGTCCTTTATCAAGGTGATCAATGTGGGCCGGAGGTTCCTGGTGAACCGAATCCAGGACCACATCCAGAGCAAGATCGTGTACTACCTGATGAATATCCATGTGCAGCCCCGCACCATCTACCTGTGTCGCCACGGCGAGAGTGAAGACAACCTGCAGGGCAGACTGGGAGGAGACTCGGGCCTGTCTGTCCGGGGTAGAAAG TTCGCCGGGGCTCTGTCCAAATTTGTGGAGGAGCAGAACCTGAAAGGCCTGAGAGTTTGGACCAGTCAGCTGCGCAGAAGCATCCAGACGGCCGAGGCTCTGGGCTTGCCCTACGAGCAGTGGAAGGCGCTCAACGAGATCGACGCT GGTGTATGTGAGGAAATGACCTACGATGAGGTCAAGGAGATGTACCCGGAAGAGTTTGCCCTGAGAGACCAGGACAAGTACTACTACCGCTACCCCACGGGGGAG tccTACCAGGACCTGGTCCAGCGGGTGGAGCCGGTCATCATGGAGCTGGAGCGGCAGGAGAACGTCCTCGTCGTCTGCCACCAGGCCGTCATGCGCTGCCTGCTGGCCTACTTCCTGGACAAGAGCGCGG ATGAGATGCCCTACCTGAAGTGTCCGCTGCACACGGTGCTGAAGCTCACTCCAGTTGCTTACG GGTGCAAGGTTGAATCCATCTCATTGAACGTTGAAGCGGtgaacacacacagggacagaccTGAG CAGGTGAAGAGGGCTCCTGGTGTGCTCATCAGGAGGAACAGTGTGACACCCCTCACCAGCCACGAGCCCACAAAGAAGCCCCGCCTAGATGGCCTGGAGGACCATGCTATCCCAGAGAGCCCATCTGGCCCCTTGTGCCAGTGCCGCTCCGcgcctctcccccctcacctgTCAGGACAG AACTTAAGGAGAAGCCCCCCAGACCTCCCTGAACTTCTGCAGCTCTGCCAATGA
- the LOC118771845 gene encoding 6-phosphofructo-2-kinase/fructose-2,6-bisphosphatase 3-like isoform X2 has product MPRELTQTRIQKIWIPFRDDKPALPRRRGGPHLANPPTVIVMVGLPARGKTYMSKKLTRYLNWIGLPTKVFNVGEYRREAVKHYSFDFFKPDNQDAVKIRQQCALAALRDVRTYLTEEGGQIAVFDATNTTRERRDMILTFGSENGFKIFFIESVCDDPDVIAANILEVKVSCPDYQDCNKAEAMEDFQKRIECYRVSYQPLDPDQCDRNLSFIKVINVGRRFLVNRIQDHIQSKIVYYLMNIHVQPRTIYLCRHGESEDNLQGRLGGDSGLSVRGRKFAGALSKFVEEQNLKGLRVWTSQLRRSIQTAEALGLPYEQWKALNEIDAGVCEEMTYDEVKEMYPEEFALRDQDKYYYRYPTGESYQDLVQRVEPVIMELERQENVLVVCHQAVMRCLLAYFLDKSADEMPYLKCPLHTVLKLTPVAYGCKVESISLNVEAVNTHRDRPEQVKRAPGVLIRRNSVTPLTSHEPTKKPRLDGLEDHAIPESPSGPLCQCRSAPLPPHLSGQNLRRSPPDLPELLQLCQ; this is encoded by the exons ATGCCAAGAGAGCTCACGCAGACAAGGATCCAAAAAATCTGGATTCCTTTTAGGGATGACAAACCAGCGCTACCGCGGAGAC gggGTGGACCCCACCTCGCCAACCCCCCCACTGTCATCGTGATGGTGGGCCTGCCCGCTCGAGGGAAAACCTACATGTCGAAGAAGCTGACCCGCTACCTCAACTGGATCGGACTGCCCACTAAAG ttttcAATGTGGGAGAGTATCGGCGGGAAGCGGTCAAGCACTACAGCTTCGACTTCTTCAAACCTGACAACCAGGACGCGGTGAAAATAAGACA GCAGTGTGCCTTAGCCGCCCTGAGAGACGTCAGGACTTACCTGACGGAGGAGGGAGGCCAGATCGCT GTCTTTGACGCCACCAACACCAcaagggagagaagagacatGATCCTTACCTTTGGCAGTGAGAATGGATTCAAG ATCTTCTTCATCGAGTCAGTGTGTGACGACCCAGACGTCATTGCCGCAAATATACTG gaagtgaaagtgTCCTGTCCAGACTATCAGGACTGCAACAAGGCAGAAGCCATGGAGGACTTTCAGAAGCGAATCGAGTGCTACCGGGTGTCGTACCAGCCTCTGGACCCAGATCAGTGTGACAG GAACCTGTCCTTTATCAAGGTGATCAATGTGGGCCGGAGGTTCCTGGTGAACCGAATCCAGGACCACATCCAGAGCAAGATCGTGTACTACCTGATGAATATCCATGTGCAGCCCCGCACCATCTACCTGTGTCGCCACGGCGAGAGTGAAGACAACCTGCAGGGCAGACTGGGAGGAGACTCGGGCCTGTCTGTCCGGGGTAGAAAG TTCGCCGGGGCTCTGTCCAAATTTGTGGAGGAGCAGAACCTGAAAGGCCTGAGAGTTTGGACCAGTCAGCTGCGCAGAAGCATCCAGACGGCCGAGGCTCTGGGCTTGCCCTACGAGCAGTGGAAGGCGCTCAACGAGATCGACGCT GGTGTATGTGAGGAAATGACCTACGATGAGGTCAAGGAGATGTACCCGGAAGAGTTTGCCCTGAGAGACCAGGACAAGTACTACTACCGCTACCCCACGGGGGAG tccTACCAGGACCTGGTCCAGCGGGTGGAGCCGGTCATCATGGAGCTGGAGCGGCAGGAGAACGTCCTCGTCGTCTGCCACCAGGCCGTCATGCGCTGCCTGCTGGCCTACTTCCTGGACAAGAGCGCGG ATGAGATGCCCTACCTGAAGTGTCCGCTGCACACGGTGCTGAAGCTCACTCCAGTTGCTTACG GGTGCAAGGTTGAATCCATCTCATTGAACGTTGAAGCGGtgaacacacacagggacagaccTGAG CAGGTGAAGAGGGCTCCTGGTGTGCTCATCAGGAGGAACAGTGTGACACCCCTCACCAGCCACGAGCCCACAAAGAAGCCCCGCCTAGATGGCCTGGAGGACCATGCTATCCCAGAGAGCCCATCTGGCCCCTTGTGCCAGTGCCGCTCCGcgcctctcccccctcacctgTCAGGACAG AACTTAAGGAGAAGCCCCCCAGACCTCCCTGAACTTCTGCAGCTCTGCCAATGA
- the LOC118771845 gene encoding 6-phosphofructo-2-kinase/fructose-2,6-bisphosphatase 3-like isoform X3 — translation MPRELTQTRIQKIWIPFRDDKPALPRRPGGGPHLANPPTVIVMVGLPARGKTYMSKKLTRYLNWIGLPTKVFNVGEYRREAVKHYSFDFFKPDNQDAVKIRQQCALAALRDVRTYLTEEGGQIAVFDATNTTRERRDMILTFGSENGFKIFFIESVCDDPDVIAANILEVKVSCPDYQDCNKAEAMEDFQKRIECYRVSYQPLDPDQCDRNLSFIKVINVGRRFLVNRIQDHIQSKIVYYLMNIHVQPRTIYLCRHGESEDNLQGRLGGDSGLSVRGRKFAGALSKFVEEQNLKGLRVWTSQLRRSIQTAEALGLPYEQWKALNEIDAGVCEEMTYDEVKEMYPEEFALRDQDKYYYRYPTGESYQDLVQRVEPVIMELERQENVLVVCHQAVMRCLLAYFLDKSADEMPYLKCPLHTVLKLTPVAYGCKVESISLNVEAVNTHRDRPEQVKRAPGVLIRRNSVTPLTSHEPTKKPRLDGLEDHAIPESPSGPLCQCRSAPLPPHLSGQLWLGKASL, via the exons ATGCCAAGAGAGCTCACGCAGACAAGGATCCAAAAAATCTGGATTCCTTTTAGGGATGACAAACCAGCGCTACCGCGGAGAC caggggGTGGACCCCACCTCGCCAACCCCCCCACTGTCATCGTGATGGTGGGCCTGCCCGCTCGAGGGAAAACCTACATGTCGAAGAAGCTGACCCGCTACCTCAACTGGATCGGACTGCCCACTAAAG ttttcAATGTGGGAGAGTATCGGCGGGAAGCGGTCAAGCACTACAGCTTCGACTTCTTCAAACCTGACAACCAGGACGCGGTGAAAATAAGACA GCAGTGTGCCTTAGCCGCCCTGAGAGACGTCAGGACTTACCTGACGGAGGAGGGAGGCCAGATCGCT GTCTTTGACGCCACCAACACCAcaagggagagaagagacatGATCCTTACCTTTGGCAGTGAGAATGGATTCAAG ATCTTCTTCATCGAGTCAGTGTGTGACGACCCAGACGTCATTGCCGCAAATATACTG gaagtgaaagtgTCCTGTCCAGACTATCAGGACTGCAACAAGGCAGAAGCCATGGAGGACTTTCAGAAGCGAATCGAGTGCTACCGGGTGTCGTACCAGCCTCTGGACCCAGATCAGTGTGACAG GAACCTGTCCTTTATCAAGGTGATCAATGTGGGCCGGAGGTTCCTGGTGAACCGAATCCAGGACCACATCCAGAGCAAGATCGTGTACTACCTGATGAATATCCATGTGCAGCCCCGCACCATCTACCTGTGTCGCCACGGCGAGAGTGAAGACAACCTGCAGGGCAGACTGGGAGGAGACTCGGGCCTGTCTGTCCGGGGTAGAAAG TTCGCCGGGGCTCTGTCCAAATTTGTGGAGGAGCAGAACCTGAAAGGCCTGAGAGTTTGGACCAGTCAGCTGCGCAGAAGCATCCAGACGGCCGAGGCTCTGGGCTTGCCCTACGAGCAGTGGAAGGCGCTCAACGAGATCGACGCT GGTGTATGTGAGGAAATGACCTACGATGAGGTCAAGGAGATGTACCCGGAAGAGTTTGCCCTGAGAGACCAGGACAAGTACTACTACCGCTACCCCACGGGGGAG tccTACCAGGACCTGGTCCAGCGGGTGGAGCCGGTCATCATGGAGCTGGAGCGGCAGGAGAACGTCCTCGTCGTCTGCCACCAGGCCGTCATGCGCTGCCTGCTGGCCTACTTCCTGGACAAGAGCGCGG ATGAGATGCCCTACCTGAAGTGTCCGCTGCACACGGTGCTGAAGCTCACTCCAGTTGCTTACG GGTGCAAGGTTGAATCCATCTCATTGAACGTTGAAGCGGtgaacacacacagggacagaccTGAG CAGGTGAAGAGGGCTCCTGGTGTGCTCATCAGGAGGAACAGTGTGACACCCCTCACCAGCCACGAGCCCACAAAGAAGCCCCGCCTAGATGGCCTGGAGGACCATGCTATCCCAGAGAGCCCATCTGGCCCCTTGTGCCAGTGCCGCTCCGcgcctctcccccctcacctgTCAGGACAG CTCTGGCTTGGCAAAGCTTCTCTGTAA
- the LOC118771669 gene encoding solute carrier family 43 member 3-like, with the protein MLRCQVGDALRWLSLLTGILESLCFTALINGWPSLVIVLKRDGYFGDFCTNATAANGSVYTDCSGQDVQLSLIFSIASTGCKLFTLPIGFIFDRFGTMATRLLAVLLYTISTLMVAFSTAELSVLLYPAMFTIAVVGSMLYVTNVQVGNLFGSHRSTVISLNAGASNSSPVIFLIIEVLNGVGVSLRSSFLFLAASSVILLLRTFFLMPKTHIPYPLPENYMYRWTSCGQSNSPEQQEAGRMDNTGTTQSDVHVQSAPSLKEDTQPSENPPVNIKSSGIGTQASPLASFVSEASLRSCVLSWFFLFHLLWYSLMQLNLCFFIGTLNPMLSRLADGDSTLVNNYTSAFGLAQLLPVFLSPINGMLIDRIKGKKRVSGETEKEADLRSSILSLFLTTIICVLFSICVSIPVLPLQYLSFLLNVLCFSFLSGSHSTFLTVAFPSCHYGMLYGLIAALTAVVLMLQSPLLIIINAFLEGDPLYVNIALTFLTLLTFIHPLYTRLYCRKRAACRQGSAAS; encoded by the exons ATGCTGAGGTGTCAGGTCGGAGACGCTCTTCGCTGGTTGTCTCTGCTGACTGGGATTTTGGAAAGCCTGTGCTTCACCGCATTGATCAACGGCTGGCCCTCCCTCGTCATAGTGCTGAAAAGAGATGGCTACTTCGGCGACTTCTGCACGAACGCCACCGCAGCTAACGGCTCCGTCTACACAG ACTGCAGTGGACAGGATGTGCAGCTCTCCCTGATCTTCTCCATTGCCTCCACTGGGTGCAAACTGTTCACGCTTCCAATTGGTTTCATCTTTGACCGCTTTGGCACCATGGCAACAAGACTTCTGGCTGT GTTACTCTACACCATTTCTACACTGATGGTTGCCTTTTCAACTGCAG AGCTGTCAGTCCTACTCTACCCAGCGATGTTCACCATTGCTGTTGTGGGCTCGATGCTCTATGTCACGAACGTGCAG GTGGGGAACCTCTTCGGCTCCCATCGCTCCACTGTCATATCGCTCAATGCTGGAGCCAGCAACTCCTCCCCTGTCATTTTCCTCATCATTGAG GTTCTGAATGGAGTAGGGGTCTCTCTTcgctcctctttcctcttcttgGCTGCCTCCAGTGTGATCCTTCTCCTCCGAACTTTCTTCCTCATGCCTAAGACTCACATCCCCTACCCATTGCCTGAAAACTACATGTACAG ATGGACTAGCTGTGGCCAATCCAACAGCCCGGAACAGCAGGAGGCGGGGAGAATGGATAACACAGGGACAACTCAGAGTGATGTACATGTTCAGAGCGCCCCCTCTCTGAAGGAGGACACGCAGCCATCTGAAAACCCTCCGGTGAACA TCAAGTCAAGTGGCATTGGGACTCAAGCTTCTCCTCTTGCCTCCTTTGTCTCAGAGGCCAGTCTTAGGAGCTGTGTCCTGTCCTGGTTCTTCCTGTTCCACCTGCTGTGGTACTCCCTCATGCAGCTGAACCTCTGCTTCTTCATCGGCACCCTGAACCCCATGCTCAGCCGACTGGCCGATGGAGACTCCACCCTCG TGAATAACTACACTAGCGCCTTCGGCTTGGCCCAGCTGCTGCCCGTTTTCCTCTCTCCCATTAATGGAATGCTTATTGACCGGATTAAAGGGAAGAAGAGAGTCTCAG gagagacagagaaggaggcagacCTGCGTTCCTctattctctccctcttcctcaccaCCATCATCTGCGTCCTCTTCTCCATATGCGTTAGCATTCCCGTCCTCCCGCTGCAGTACCTCTCCTTCCTCCTAAATGTCCTGTGTTTCTCCTTCCTGAGCGGCAGCCATTCCACCTTCCTCACCGTGGC ttTCCCATCCTGCCATTATGGGATGCTGTATGGACTGATAGCTGCCCTCACAGCTGTGGTCCTGATGCTGCAGTCCCCTCTGCTCATTATTATCAATGCCTTCCTGGAGGGGGACCCTCTCTAT GTGAATATCGCCCTGACTTTTCTGACCCTGCTGACCTTCATCCACCCTCTCTACACTCGCCTCTACTGCCGAAAACGGGCTGCATGCCGCCAAGGTTCAGCGGCCTCCTAA